The nucleotide window GGACGAGATCATGACCAGCGAGGTGCTGTCCAGGGTGTTCGACACCCCCGTCGACGTCATCGACGGTCCACGCGGTCCGCTGGCTGTGTACTACTGACAGTTTCGAGCTCGCCACCGCAGGGTGGGGCGGGTCGGGCACGCAGTGTGGGTCCATTGCACGGGCGCCGAAGAGGCCCGTGTCACAAACGTTGCTGAAAATGCCTTGCTTAAACATATAGAGTTGATAGTATTCTGATGACCCGCAGGATGGATCACCGATGATCTGTTCGCTTAGTGAGACCTCGAAGCCGTGGCATTTCAAGGGGGAGACGTTCAACTTCAGGCTGTTCGGGGCGATTCGTATCGATTCCTGATCCGATTATTTCGGCACTCAGGCCATTTAAAGAAATATAAACATAGGTTTTAGTTCAGCGAACCTTGCCATGACGGCGCTTCGCTTCCATCGCAGTCGGCCACGTCGTATAAGAGGATCGAACGGGCTGTTATCGGAGCGAGGGTGATGTGGTGGGCGAGCTTCGACTCCAACGAAGGAATCGGGAGCATGGACACTCAATCAACACTCAATCCCGCTACGGGCAGCAATGCCCACGACGAGGGCGGAGACTTCAAACGGGACATGGGATTCTGGGGCAACCTCGCCCTCGGATTCACTTACTTGTCACCAGTCGTCGGCGTGTATGCGACCTTCGCCGCGTCGATGGCACTGGCCGGACCGCCAGCATTCTGGATGCTGATCCTCGCCGGAGCCGGTCAGCTCCTCGTGGCAACCGTCTTCGGCGAAGTTGTCTCTCAATATCCGATCGCCGGCGGAATCTACCCCTGGAACAAGCACCTCTGGGGAAAGAAGTGGGGGTGGATGAGCGGTTGGATCTACATGATCGCCATCAACGTCACCATCGCCTCGGTGGCCTATGGAGCCGGGCCGTTCCTCGGTGCCCTTCTGGGGATCGAGATGTCTCCGATCGCCAACGTGCTTTTGGCGCTCTTCATCATCTTCCTCGCCACCATCGCCAATCTGTGCGGGACGAAGTTCCTGGCCAATGTCGCATTCGTCGGCTTCGTTGTGGAGATCTTCGCCACCGCGGCAATTGGTGTATGGCTGCTGCTCACGGTGCGCAAACACGACCTGTCAGTGCTGTTTCAGGACTTCCGGCCGGCTGACATGCAGGATCAGACCCCATTTGCACTCGCCTTCGTCGGAGCCGCGATCATGGGCATCTACCTTTACTACGGCTTCGAAGCCAATGGCGACGTCGCCGAAGAGGTGCGCAACCCCGGTCGTGTCATCCCCAAAGCGATGCGGATGACGATCTACGTCGGTGGTCTCGCCTCGATGTTCATCGCTCTGGGACTGATCCTGTCGGTGGGCAGCTTCGAAGACATCATCAACGGAACGATTCCGGATCCGATCACAGTCGTCTTCCTCGAAGCCTTCGGTCCGGTCGGCTTCAAGCTGGTGATGGCTGTCGTCCTGGTGTCGTTCCTCTCCTGCACGATCTCTCTGCAGGCAGCCGCATCGCGCCTGATGTACTCGATGGGTCGAGACAATCAGCTGCCGTTCTCGCATCTGCTGGCAAAGTTCAGCCGGACACGCGCAGTCCCTCCGTATGCGCTCATCGTTGCCGGTGCGATCCCCTCGGCCGTCATCCTCATCTCACTGCTGAGCGAGAATGCGCTCCTGGCTATCATCTCGTTCGCCTCATTCGGCATCTACCTGGCCTTCGCCTCGGTGGTGTTCGCCTCGATCAGGGCACGGGTGAAAGGCTGGAAGCCGAGCGGAGAGTTCACCATGGGCAAATGGGGCTGGCTCATCTCGATCTCGGCTCTGGTCTATCAGATCTTCGCCATGGTCATCGTTCTGTGGCCGGTGCCGGATGTGCCCTGGTACGACGCATGGATCGTGGGACTCATGTCGTTGGTGGTCGTCGGAGTCGGTGCCCTGTATCTGTTCACCTCCCATCCTGAGCGCCGTGGGCGAGCAGGCGGAGATGCAACACAGTTCGCACATGCTGTGCCCGAGCGGACGAAGTTCGACTGAGACGAGGCAGCGGGGTCGACTCCAGGAACGTGCCGATCCTGACTCGCACGGAATCAGTGCAGAATCAGTCCCCGAAGCAATGAGTGCGGCCCCTGTCGATATGACAGGGGCCGCACTGCTGATCCGGCATCAGACTGGTCTTCGCGAACGGTGGCGTCGGATCAGCTTTCGTCAACGCGATAGAGCAGACTGAGGTCCACGCCTGTCACGTCAAGAGGCAGGCGAGAGTATCCCGGCGGCATCACTGCAATGCGCACCCCGGTGCTCAGCTCTCCGGAATTTCCGACAAGCACCTGATTGTGCCTGCTGAGTACGGCTGCACCATGGCCGAGCGGTGAGAGCATTCGCAGCAGCTGGGACTCGACGTCATTCATGAGTATGTCGATCCCTGCGACCCCGACCTTGCTGCCATTCACGTGGCACGGAACGGTGAGAGTGACGATATAGTCATCAACTCCGAGGTGGTCGATATAGGGGCCTGCCAAGGTCCGGGTCCCAGCGTTGAAGCCGCCTTCGAACCACTCGAGATATTCGTAGTCGTAGAACCGGTCCGAGCTGCGATCGAGGATGAAGTCCCTGCGCGCGACGCCGTCGCCGTCGGTGATCCACCATTCGATGCGGGCAGTGGACGGCTCCAGCAGATCGAGTTTGAAGATGAGTCCGGCACCGTCGAATCCGGCATGGGCACCGAGGAAATCGGCGATGTCGGCTCCCAGTGCCGCGCGAGCTCTCCGGCCGACCTCGAACGGAGGTTCTCCTGCGAAGTCAGCGGTGAGATGGGCACTGAGGTTGCGTTCGAGCTCCTCGAGCCCGAGGAACAGGCCGTCTGCCCAGGCCGAGAGCTCCCGTGCTACGTCACGCACAGCAGAATTGGTCATGTCGCTCCTACTCACTGCACAGTCGACTGGTCAGCGCCATGGGATTCGATGGTCAGCTTGACGTCGATGAGACTGTAGACAGTCTTCCTGATATTCGCCTCAACCGCACGCTCTGCGCGTTCGATATCGTGAGCGGCGACGGCTTCGACGATTTCGGCGTTGTCAGCGAGTACCTCGTTCTTCTGCGCAGCGGCGCCGGCGGGAGACCATTTGAGGGCCAGAATCTCACTTTGCAGGCGCATGGATGCGCGCAGCAGCCTCGGAGACTGGGAAACGACGCCCAGCTGGGTGTGGAATCGAGAATCGGCTGCCGAACATTCTGCAAGAGTTGTCGCTTCCTCGAGCCTCTGTGCGGCATGACGGAGTTCGCCGATGGCTTGAGAGTGGGCGCGTTGGCATGCCAAACGGACAATGCCGGTGGCGACGGCCGTGTGCTCATCGCCGTAGTCGCGATAGGCCACGATGGACAGGCTCGCAAGATAGGTGCTGATCTGTTCGT belongs to Brevibacterium spongiae and includes:
- a CDS encoding cache domain-containing protein, encoding MTNSAVRDVARELSAWADGLFLGLEELERNLSAHLTADFAGEPPFEVGRRARAALGADIADFLGAHAGFDGAGLIFKLDLLEPSTARIEWWITDGDGVARRDFILDRSSDRFYDYEYLEWFEGGFNAGTRTLAGPYIDHLGVDDYIVTLTVPCHVNGSKVGVAGIDILMNDVESQLLRMLSPLGHGAAVLSRHNQVLVGNSGELSTGVRIAVMPPGYSRLPLDVTGVDLSLLYRVDES
- a CDS encoding APC family permease translates to MDTQSTLNPATGSNAHDEGGDFKRDMGFWGNLALGFTYLSPVVGVYATFAASMALAGPPAFWMLILAGAGQLLVATVFGEVVSQYPIAGGIYPWNKHLWGKKWGWMSGWIYMIAINVTIASVAYGAGPFLGALLGIEMSPIANVLLALFIIFLATIANLCGTKFLANVAFVGFVVEIFATAAIGVWLLLTVRKHDLSVLFQDFRPADMQDQTPFALAFVGAAIMGIYLYYGFEANGDVAEEVRNPGRVIPKAMRMTIYVGGLASMFIALGLILSVGSFEDIINGTIPDPITVVFLEAFGPVGFKLVMAVVLVSFLSCTISLQAAASRLMYSMGRDNQLPFSHLLAKFSRTRAVPPYALIVAGAIPSAVILISLLSENALLAIISFASFGIYLAFASVVFASIRARVKGWKPSGEFTMGKWGWLISISALVYQIFAMVIVLWPVPDVPWYDAWIVGLMSLVVVGVGALYLFTSHPERRGRAGGDATQFAHAVPERTKFD
- a CDS encoding FadR/GntR family transcriptional regulator; the encoded protein is MSQAFRYVLASHGSSGPFGYGDALADQIVSAISLGSISVGERLPAEVELADEFNVAVATLRKSLALLRDKGIVETRRGRGGGTFIVKVPFPSDEQISTYLASLSIVAYRDYGDEHTAVATGIVRLACQRAHSQAIGELRHAAQRLEEATTLAECSAADSRFHTQLGVVSQSPRLLRASMRLQSEILALKWSPAGAAAQKNEVLADNAEIVEAVAAHDIERAERAVEANIRKTVYSLIDVKLTIESHGADQSTVQ